The Pyrococcus horikoshii OT3 genome includes a window with the following:
- a CDS encoding secondary thiamine-phosphate synthase enzyme YjbQ, with amino-acid sequence MIKSITIRTSREFEIIDITKEVERVVRESNVKSGIVVVFTRHTTTALTINENESGLKRDIEEILSKLVPKGMNYFHDRIDNNAHSHLRGILLGPSLTIPVEDGRLLLGTWQSILFVELDGPRTREVYVKVCEC; translated from the coding sequence ATGATTAAGAGTATTACCATTAGAACATCCAGGGAATTCGAGATAATCGACATAACGAAAGAAGTTGAAAGGGTAGTTAGGGAGAGCAACGTTAAGAGTGGAATAGTTGTGGTCTTTACGAGGCACACCACAACGGCCCTTACCATAAATGAAAATGAGAGTGGATTAAAAAGGGATATAGAGGAGATCCTTTCCAAGTTAGTTCCGAAGGGGATGAATTACTTCCATGACAGGATAGACAATAACGCCCATTCCCATTTAAGGGGAATTCTACTTGGGCCCAGCCTTACAATCCCTGTTGAAGATGGAAGGCTTCTCCTAGGAACCTGGCAAAGCATACTCTTCGTGGAGCTTGATGGCCCCAGGACTAGGGAAGTTTACGTGAAGGTCTGTGAGTGTTAA
- a CDS encoding ubiquitin-like small modifier protein 1: MRVKVRYFARFRDLAGTGEEEIELQDGATVRDLIEEIKKRHERFRREVFGEEYDEDADVNIAVNGRYVKWDEKLREGDIVGVFPPVSGG; encoded by the coding sequence ATGAGGGTTAAGGTCAGGTACTTTGCGAGGTTTAGGGACTTAGCTGGGACTGGAGAGGAGGAAATAGAACTCCAGGATGGAGCAACGGTTAGAGATCTAATAGAGGAGATCAAAAAGAGACACGAAAGGTTTAGACGAGAAGTCTTTGGAGAGGAGTACGATGAGGATGCTGACGTTAATATAGCGGTTAATGGTAGGTACGTTAAGTGGGATGAAAAATTGAGAGAGGGGGATATTGTTGGTGTGTTTCCCCCGGTAAGTGGTGGTTAA